A genome region from Flavobacterium sp. CFS9 includes the following:
- the dprA gene encoding DNA-processing protein DprA: MPDQDLFYLLALLKVDGVGDIMAKKLLNYFGSAEAVFKSKANQMAAIDGVGSVLLQNFKDKSVFEKAKQEMEFIKSSGVKASFFKEDSYPERLKHCIDSPVLIFSSGNINLENKRIISIVGTRQITSYGTEFCRNIIEELAPLDPVIVSGFAYGVDIVAHQRAMDLNLQTIGVLAHGLNQIYPKSHKKYIVPMEENGGFITEFWSTSNPDKENFVRRNRIVAGMTEATIVIESAEKGGSLITANLANDYNRDVFAVPGRVTDKYSQGCNNLIKTQRANVLTSAADLVYMLNWNVETKAKPVQKQLFIHLETEEQKVYDFLLKNGKELLDIIALQCDFPIYRISGILLNMELKGVIRPLPGKLFEAV, encoded by the coding sequence ATGCCAGATCAGGATTTATTCTATTTATTAGCGTTACTAAAAGTCGATGGAGTTGGAGATATAATGGCCAAAAAGCTGCTTAATTATTTTGGCAGTGCAGAAGCTGTTTTTAAAAGTAAAGCGAATCAAATGGCTGCTATTGATGGTGTTGGATCGGTTTTGTTACAGAATTTTAAGGATAAGTCGGTTTTTGAAAAAGCGAAGCAGGAAATGGAATTTATTAAATCCAGTGGGGTTAAAGCGTCTTTTTTTAAAGAGGATAGTTACCCAGAGCGTTTAAAACACTGTATTGATTCTCCTGTATTGATTTTTTCCTCGGGAAACATAAATTTAGAAAATAAAAGAATCATCAGTATAGTCGGAACACGTCAGATTACTTCGTATGGAACCGAGTTTTGCCGGAATATAATAGAAGAACTGGCGCCTCTCGATCCGGTAATCGTTAGTGGTTTTGCGTATGGTGTAGATATTGTAGCACATCAGCGGGCAATGGATCTTAATCTGCAAACTATTGGAGTTCTGGCACATGGTCTAAATCAGATTTATCCAAAATCGCATAAGAAGTACATTGTTCCGATGGAAGAAAATGGTGGTTTTATAACTGAGTTTTGGAGTACATCAAATCCCGACAAGGAAAATTTTGTGCGCAGAAATCGTATTGTAGCCGGTATGACTGAAGCAACAATTGTAATAGAATCTGCCGAAAAAGGCGGTTCTCTGATTACCGCAAATCTTGCCAATGATTACAATCGTGATGTTTTTGCCGTTCCCGGACGTGTGACAGATAAATACAGTCAGGGTTGTAATAATCTGATTAAAACACAGCGAGCCAATGTGTTAACAAGTGCGGCAGATCTGGTTTATATGTTGAATTGGAATGTGGAAACAAAGGCAAAACCGGTTCAAAAACAGCTTTTTATTCATCTGGAAACGGAGGAGCAAAAAGTGTATGATTTTCTGCTAAAAAATGGTAAAGAATTGCTTGATATTATTGCACTGCAATGTGATTTTCCCATTTATAGAATTTCGGGAATTCTCTTAAATATGGAACTGAAAGGAGTCATTCGGCCCTTGCCGGGAAAATTGTTTGAGGCGGTTTAA
- a CDS encoding SPOR domain-containing protein, translating into MKIENYIAQLLYRYQCVTVPGFGAFLTEIQSAKLNESTNSFFPPTKMISFNSHLKNNDGLLANHIAQAEKTSYGFAVSAIAFEVVSWKKTLEENGVVTLKNIGEIRFNADQKMVFTPNDQTNFLTSSFGLSPFVSPLVKKENFERKIEEISEGDAISLYENEEGRTTNPLLKYAAILVLGLGITGSIGYPLYQNQIAAKTLVVESSVQKKVENKIQEATFFIQNPMPAVTLSVDTTNVETAAEKTMPYHIMAGAYRSEKNARKAYNQLIKDGYEARMLGENKHGLFPVLYGSYATMAEAEKAQKEIQKGENPDAWILVQPL; encoded by the coding sequence ATGAAAATCGAAAATTACATAGCACAGTTACTGTATCGTTATCAGTGTGTAACGGTTCCAGGGTTTGGAGCATTTTTAACAGAAATTCAATCGGCAAAGCTGAATGAAAGCACAAATTCTTTCTTTCCACCGACAAAAATGATCTCTTTCAACAGCCATCTAAAAAATAACGACGGACTATTAGCAAATCATATCGCACAGGCTGAAAAAACTTCTTATGGTTTTGCAGTAAGTGCCATTGCATTTGAAGTGGTAAGCTGGAAAAAAACTTTAGAAGAAAACGGTGTCGTAACACTTAAAAATATTGGTGAAATTCGCTTCAATGCTGATCAGAAAATGGTATTCACTCCTAATGATCAAACCAATTTCCTAACAAGTTCTTTTGGACTAAGTCCATTTGTTTCTCCGTTAGTTAAAAAAGAGAATTTCGAACGAAAAATAGAAGAAATTTCAGAAGGAGATGCAATTTCTCTATATGAAAATGAAGAAGGAAGAACAACAAATCCATTGTTAAAATATGCTGCAATACTAGTCTTAGGGCTTGGAATTACAGGAAGTATTGGATATCCATTATATCAAAATCAAATCGCCGCCAAAACACTTGTTGTAGAAAGCAGTGTGCAGAAAAAAGTGGAGAACAAGATTCAGGAAGCCACTTTCTTTATCCAAAACCCTATGCCTGCTGTAACACTCTCAGTAGATACAACAAATGTAGAAACAGCCGCAGAAAAAACAATGCCTTACCACATTATGGCCGGTGCATACAGAAGTGAAAAAAATGCTAGAAAAGCTTATAATCAATTGATAAAAGATGGTTATGAAGCTAGAATGCTAGGCGAAAATAAACACGGATTATTCCCTGTTTTATATGGAAGCTATGCCACTATGGCTGAAGCCGAAAAAGCACAAAAAGAAATACAAAAAGGAGAAAATCCGGACGCCTGGATTCTCGTACAACCTCTATAA